The window AGTCCTTGGCGGGTGGCCTCAGCACAGTGACCTGCCCGGCAGGAGGTCTCAGCACCTTAATCACAGGACTTCCCTGCGGTGTCTCTCTAGCGGGTCAGACACTGCCCTTGGGTCTGTCCCAAGGAACCCTGTCCTTCCCCCAGATCTGGAGGCCCCGGGGGCAAGGCACGGGGAGCGCCTAGTCCTCCGGGATGGGAGTGTTGCAGTTCCCGTGGTAGATCTTGACGTGGCCCTCACACCTGAAATAGGCCTCGAAGACGTCACTGTAGCCATGGTCCCTCCACCAGGTGCACAGCTGCCGGTTCCAGGTACAGTCCAGCACATGGAAGAGCTTGGGGTGCTCCATGCCGATCATGGTGAAGAAGTCCTGGTCCCCGAGGTGGCCGCGGAAGTGGTACTTGTCGGCCAGCTGCTGCACCTGCGCCGGCTCCAGCAGGCGGCTGTAGAGCGGGGACTGGCGCATGGCCTCCAGGTTCAGCAACATCACCCCGCTGTTGAAGCCCGGCAGCCCCTCGGGGGGCGGGCCCCCAACCCGGGTCTGGGGGTTCTCATGGCGGAACTGCCAGAATGTGTGCCTGTGGAGAGAGAGGACAGAGTTAGTCCGGTGTGCAGGGGAACCAGCCTGCCGGCCTGCTGCCCTGGGTCTTCACAGCCAGCCTGCATGCAAACACTGCCACATTCCGGGGTGCAGAATCCGCATCACTACaccagcaagtggcagagctgggacctgAACCCAGGGCTCTGGACCCCAAGCCTCAGATTCTTTCTACCATCCTCTGCTACGTCCTCACCACAGCCAACATTGATATTATTGACTGAGGATGTACCAGGCGCCATACTAGACCGGCTTACTTACTCCCCACACAACCCCAGGGGATGGGTGCTCTGAGATGATACATCATTTCACAGCCAAGAAAACGGACGCACAGAGAGGTCAAGgtatttgcccaaagtcacacacctAGTAAGCAGCAGACGCAGGGACTAAACCCAGACAATCTGGCTCCAAAGTCCACA is drawn from Homo sapiens chromosome 3, GRCh38.p14 Primary Assembly and contains these coding sequences:
- the XXYLT1 gene encoding xyloside xylosyltransferase 1 isoform 2 (isoform 2 is encoded by transcript variant 2); protein product: MVRCVPSAVIVCFLRPPQPGRTVIFHDVAVLTDKLFPIVEAMQKHFSAGLGTYYSDSIFFLSVAMHQIMPKEILQIIQLDLDLKFKTNIRELFEEFDSFLPGAIIGIAREMQPVYRHTFWQFRHENPQTRVGGPPPEGLPGFNSGVMLLNLEAMRQSPLYSRLLEPAQVQQLADKYHFRGHLGDQDFFTMIGMEHPKLFHVLDCTWNRQLCTWWRDHGYSDVFEAYFRCEGHVKIYHGNCNTPIPED
- the XXYLT1 gene encoding xyloside xylosyltransferase 1 isoform X3, which gives rise to MNSSIPKILQIIQLDLDLKFKTNIRELFEEFDSFLPGAIIGIAREMQPVYRHTFWQFRHENPQTRVGGPPPEGLPGFNSGVMLLNLEAMRQSPLYSRLLEPAQVQQLADKYHFRGHLGDQDFFTMIGMEHPKLFHVLDCTWNRQLCTWWRDHGYSDVFEAYFRCEGHVKIYHGNCNTPIPED
- the XXYLT1 gene encoding xyloside xylosyltransferase 1 isoform X2, with product MQKHFSAGLGTYYSDSIFFLSVAMHQIMPKEILQIIQLDLDLKFKTNIRELFEEFDSFLPGAIIGIAREMQPVYRHTFWQFRHENPQTRVGGPPPEGLPGFNSGVMLLNLEAMRQSPLYSRLLEPAQVQQLADKYHFRGHLGDQDFFTMIGMEHPKLFHVLDCTWNRQLCTWWRDHGYSDVFEAYFRCEGHVKIYHGNCNTPIPED
- the XXYLT1 gene encoding xyloside xylosyltransferase 1 isoform 3 (isoform 3 is encoded by transcript variant 3); its protein translation is MWPPRCKDPGRQSAEILQIIQLDLDLKFKTNIRELFEEFDSFLPGAIIGIAREMQPVYRHTFWQFRHENPQTRVGGPPPEGLPGFNSGVMLLNLEAMRQSPLYSRLLEPAQVQQLADKYHFRGHLGDQDFFTMIGMEHPKLFHVLDCTWNRQLCTWWRDHGYSDVFEAYFRCEGHVKIYHGNCNTPIPED